A portion of the Cryptomeria japonica chromosome 5, Sugi_1.0, whole genome shotgun sequence genome contains these proteins:
- the LOC131065401 gene encoding uncharacterized protein LOC131065401 has translation MTIAKMDLFKKKLGFKKEEDSPALGASGGLAIIWDPRNALFTPIEKRRNWMCGRVNFYNKKLKFNLINVYGATQKRDKALAWLEIETFLKNNPNEVSIIGGDFNAILKVSDKRGGSNKLSVAAIEFVNRINRNSLMEIQIVDNTFTWNNRRKGFNNIEKKLDRFFIFGGLSNFNNTMEAEILPISGSYYPIQLEILVEQGPKNCPFKFEQMWYKDENIFKLLEKWWKEEEVLVSKMFIVANKLKIIKRKLLEWNADHFGNIFDRKQSVETELKAVNTEVLKSGMDETIFLREKALLKDYEDILAKKEIYWRQKSRES, from the coding sequence ATGACTATAGCAAAGATGGACCTATTCAAGAAAAAATTAGGCTTCAAAAAAGAAGAGGACTCTCCAGCCCTTGGGGCTTCAGGTGGATTAGCAATCATTTGGGATCCTAGAAACGCCTTATTTACTCCTATTGAGAAGAGGCGGAATTGGATGTGTGGGAGGGTaaacttttataataaaaaattaaaatttaacctTATCAATGTGTATGGAGCCACTCAGAAGAGGGACAAAGCCCTTGCATGGTTAGAAATTGAAACATTCTTAAAAAACAATCCAAATGAGGTAAGCATTATtggaggagacttcaatgccattttAAAAGTTTCAGATAAGAGAGGAGGAAGCAACAAGTTATCAGTAGCAGCCATAGAATTTGTAAATAGGATCAATAGAAACTCCCTTATGGAGATCCAGATAGTGGATAACACCttcacatggaataataggaggaagGGTTTCAACAACATAGAAAAGAAATTGGATAGATTCTTCATCTTTGGGGGATTATCAAATTTTAATAACACCATGGAAGCAGAGATCCTACCTATATCTGGATCTTATTATCCGATCCAATTAGAAATATTGGTAGAGCAAGGCCCGAAGAAttgtccatttaaatttgagcaAATGTGGTATAAGGATGAGAACATATTCAAGCTTTTGGAGAAGTGGTGGAAAGAGGAGGAGGTCTTAGTCTCAAAAATGTTTATTGTGGCAAACAAACTGAAAATCATTAAAAGGAAGCTCCTGGAATGGAATGCAGATCATTTTGGCAACATCTTTGACAGGAAACAATCAGTGGAAACAGAACTAAAGGCTGTCAATACTGAAGTCCTAAAGAGTGGAATGGATGAGACTATTTTCCTAAGGGAGAAAGCACTTCTCAAGGATTATGAAGACATCTTAGCAAAgaaagaaatctattggagacaaaaatccagaGAATCATGA